The sequence aaaggaggatcggagatatcgacATATACAGGGGAAACAACAATCAAGAacgaaagaagcagaagaaaTAAACATAAAATTGAATGCTATATTCCTCACAAGAACGGTGATAGTAAacgactaaagaacaagaataagaaaaaaagaagagaatgaacactgacaagaagaggataaaagtttttttttcacattctctttcctatttatgagctagagaagacaataactgctcctcgtaccaaggagcagttacaggagaagttaatgcaaagtgggaaacgtgtaggactacctttcttcataaaaattacaaaatacgcccaagttagaagaagaggggaaaattgtatgtacacctttcatcatcctccacgtgtacagaaagagacacgtggaaggaaTGCGGAGcgagaaatcaaaacatgatagcaagcatctcatcagaagatgccatcggtcagacggtcagggacagaggaccacagaggtatgatggctcagaggagcaccagataataccccttgggtattaacgcacccaatcccgaggaagatcccagatcaacgtccgagaggaagtttggctgacacagatgtgaccatacaaagagacacttgtctgacacgagcagacatccatctacccgcattaaataccaaagagatatacacgtgtcgctCAGCTCGTGGAAGAATCAAGGAGAACCCTTTGTGTTCAaactcaggccgcggcatatgccgaagacctctgcataataggcacaaagcacaagaagataagattacaacggcacctcagagatGGAACCCACGTtccttccctataaatacccctctccactaaaaGAGAAGGAGCAGATCATTTTGGAGAgaaattagaggagaatataggagagagaaataggaagagtaagtaatccccctacttccgcagacctatgtatattctaaagtcattcgactatctttgtaaccattcagtacatagtgaaacaccaaaccccgtggatgtaggccttagtgccgaaccacgtaaatctgtctcatttacatttctgcaccttacattcagcgttaaacctcatatgctttatatttatacttgtttcttaatttatttccttatacgaacattatttatgataatattcgactagacaatgacaagcccgaaggctttgagtcgatgaatcgatataatcatcccgttacgcatacgatgtagaattaggacgtatgcaaatattgtttgtgaacacttggatggcctcgtgatttatgtgttcacaggaATCCTGATATGGAATTTCCTAAACCCCCACaaggtttgttttcaattatgtatGCATAAATAGTGATTTCTTTTAGTAGTTTGATCATGTTGAAGACATTTTTCTTGATTAAGTGCAACCTTTTAAGTTTCGTTATATTCTATTGCATAGGAAAATATTATTTAGTGGAAGCTGGATATGCACAAACAGATGGTTATTTGGGACCATACAAGGGTGAAAGGTATCACATGCCAGCTTTTCGTCGAGGTAACAAGCCTACAGgtgcaaaataaataattaaccaCATGCATGCCTCCCTTAGGTCTGTAATCGAACGTACTTTTGGTgtatggaagaaaaaattgaggaTTTTAAAGGAAATGCCTAGTTACCCTTATAAGAGACAAGTTTAGATAGTTGTTGCAACTATGGCTATTAATAACTACATAAGGAGACACGTTATTGGAGATAGACATTTCGAAGATGCTGAAAATGGAGTATATGATAATGttacagaagaagaagatgaagttgatcaTGACTCCAGTACTAATTGTCGGGTATCAAAAGAAATGGAAATTTTGAGAGATCAAATCGCTGAAAGTTTGATGAACGCATAATTATCCTTTTTATTTAAAATAAATTAGTACCGTAAGAGTAtctaatttttaaatatttttttttttgtcgaaTGCAATGAAATTTTTAGAAATTACTTGGATTTATcttataaaatatttttattgatgACTTTGAGATGCATGTGCAAGTACAAATTTTGGGTGATATTATTGTCGATCGCTCATTCGTTATATTTGTTTCATGTTATAATATTCGTAAACATATCTACTTTCGTCATTAGTTATATAAACAACACTTCATATAATAATTTAGCAAATAGAATTTTACTAATTTTTAAAATCACATCACTTTTTAGATTAGTATTTACCAAACAACTAATTGTTGTTTTTCCGCAGCACATCACAACACCGCACAACACAGCATAACAGAAAAGCACTTTTCTAAAAGCTACAACAGTACCAAACTAGGCTTCTGTATATGGAACTTGTTCTCACATTCCTTGATGCACTTTCATTTCATAGTCATCTTTAAATACTAAATGCATATGTAGTGAAGTGTGGTTTCCATGGAAGCACATGCAATTTTTTGGTCGAAAAAGAAAGTAATTATGGCTATAAAAAAATATAGTTTACTATAGCTGAAAACTGTGAGGCCCAAAATAAAGGAGGGGAACAATAATGGGGAGAATGACTAAACAGCAGCGCCAGGCAATCCAACCAGATCCCAAATTTGAACTAAAACATAAAGAAAAAAATCCCGAATGTGGATCTAAAAACTCGGACTTCCGATTAACATAATCTCATCTAAAAGGGTGTCTCTAAAACAGGTAGAGAGGAAGCCCAAGAGAAAGGTTCTTAGCTTCCAAAATGATGGCAGTTGGACTTTTGTTCTTAAAGAAATGCTCTATCGTTTCTCTCCAGTCAAAGACACCACGACACACTAGCGTAGCGTAGATCTTTTTTCAGACCATACATGGAAGCATATGCATGTTGGGTTAATGATGCAAGCAAAGGCCATATAATTAAGCATTTAAACACGTTATCAAGGTCATCCATTATCCATCCAGTATCCTTAattagaaaaggaaaaaaaaacataccataTTCGGGAAGAATTCGTTTTCTTTTAAAGTTTTTGATAGTATGTAattgaataagatgtttttacGTCGTTTTTGGTGTCTTTTAACATATTTCTTCGTCATTTTGCGACGATTTTTCTTCGTCCTTGTGGGACGAGTTCTTCAAGTTTTAATGGCCGGTTCGTGGCTTGCTATTTTTGATTCAAAACATCAACAATTCATCACGACATCGCTTTGTATCGGCAACCGTGTTTGTGTGGGTCGACAAATTTATGAGCAAAGTACTCCTTTGtattaggagcatctcttattaaagaagaagaatacaatcagattaaatggtccTATCTTAATTTCGGATTTACCATCATCTCTCCGTTATACATAAAATTATTTTGGATATCTTTATTgtttatcgctctttctcttcgcgatctgCTTGTAATTGACGTTCTTATTTATATTAggattttaattattttatattttgatgtttttgtcatTCTTGTAAGCAAACATGTAATCAcaattttgatttgaattatccaaaataaataaataaataaatccataTGGGATTACATTATTTGATTGTGATGTGTCAACCTGACTCATTCTTGCAAGACCCGGGAATGCTGCAGGTTGGATTGTACTAATACATATTTTAATCACAAACaataatcaacaaattaattttacattttttaTTCTAATCAAAATACTTTTGAGATAACGATtatgttaaaaataaaataatatatgcaCAAATACAAAAACAACTAGTATTAGCCTGAatcttatgcttcaaaaaaaaaatcagtttatCTGAATTTAATAAATTATGGCAGTTATCCCGGACTATTGGTAGAGTCATATATACCAAACGTGCCATCAAAACAAATCTCTGCCGTAGTAAGAAATTTAATTGCTACAACCTGAGTAAAACATTCATGAAATTGTGCGTGCGTTAAGTTAAGGAAGAAATACAATTTGTTTTGGGTAGGAGGAAAAAGTAACAAACTTAGCATGATTTAATCAAAACAAATTATTCCAGGTTTTAACTTACGTTTTCATTTTCATAGGACTTTAAAGGATTAAAAACTCTCGACTACAATTGCacctcaaataaaataaaaaattaacgcACTTCACAAGGTTATAACTTTTAAGTTAGGATTGAAAGAAGCAATTTATCCAGGGAGGTTATGTAATTTATCAAAATAGAttctaaataaagaaatgtaaaattAAAAGGATAAAACATAAAGGAGTGATTTAAGCCTATCccaaaaatggagtaattaaTTTTGGATTGTTGGTGGCAAATTAATTAATACTAACAATGTCTATAGGCTGTTAAGCCTATCCCAAAAAAGGGAGTAATTAATTAATTTGCATTGTTGGTGGCAAATTCATTAACTATAATACtaacaaaaaaaagttgattTACATTGCCAAAAATCCTATGATAAATACACTTTTACATATGGAAAATTATAATTAATTTTTAAAGATACGAAATATAAAATTTAAGCAAGAAAGTAATTAATATGGAGTATAAAAGTGAGTTTGTCTAATGCTTCTCCAAATATCACGAATACAGATAGAAGACATTGAGACCCGGATATCTTCTAGCCAAAAGGTCAACAAATCTGTATTATCACGAAAACAAGAGAGACAAGATGATGAAATTTGGAGGGATTCTTGGGTTTCAAACTGGAATCATGTTGGCACCAATGGGTGTGGATGTTGCAGGACCTGAACTCGTTGCTGCTGTCGCCAGCGCCGGTGGTATTGGACTCATCGCTAGCCCTGTTGTAtgatctctttctctttctcaaccTCAATCTTATTACATTCATGATTCATCTACATACATGTATGAATTTTTGAATTTGTTTTGTCTTAATGTTTTGCTGTTGAAATGATGAATGGCAGAATGATTATGAACTGACGGTGAAAGCGATAAATGATACAAGGAAACTGACGGATAAACCATTTGGTGCCGGGATATTGTTAGAGTTTGAGCAAACCAATACAATCAGAGCaatctttgatgagaaattggctTGCTTACAAGTATACTGGGGAGATTTCCCTAAAGAAATGGTTGATGAAGCTCATAAACATGGAGTCAAAGTCATCCATCAGGTAATCTTCGTTACGCATTTGGTTTTGATTTAGTAACGAGATTTTCTATGACACCTGAAGCCTATTCTCTTTTGTAACTTTTCCTATAAAATTAATAGAAAAAATCAGAATTATTAAGTCAACGAgtgaaaaaaaacaacaattgtAACTTTTGCTATAAAATTAAGGCATTTGTTATCTTAAAATTAAGGTTAAagtttgattaattagttattttTTGTAACTTTTTTGGGGAAACAAATCACAATATATGCTAGAACATTTTAAATTCCATTATCACCCTCATATAACAAGACAACTTCTAACTTTTATTTTGAtctaaattccttttttttttttttgatcggttcgtctaaaccgaaaattctgaaatGATTTTACTAACCGGATTTATCCATGAAAGAAAATCTCAATAATTTTCTCATTGGGTTAATCATTTTGGAATCTTATAGAATGAATAATTTACTAattttaaataataatttttaaataGAATGAATTATTTACTAattttaaataataatttttaaataCAGGTAGGGTCAGTGAAGGCAGCAGAAAGAGCAATAGCTGCCGGAGTGGATTGTATCATCGCCCAAGGTTCAGAGGCTGGTGGTCATGTTGCTGGTACAGTTAAGTGCCGACAACGATTAAACCCACAACTACATATCATCACTAATGATGTAGATTTTGCTTTTTTCATAAAGGTTTCTCATAGTTATTGGTTATAAATTTTGGATGTGTGGTGCTGAATGATGAGGGTCATGAGTACTGTCTATACCATTTATTATATAACTGACACCGGCCAGTCGCATCGGTGGAGATTTTCCCTCCCCAGACAGATCGATATCAGTTTTACTTTTGCTTAAAACGTTATTTTATAATTTGCATGCAGGTTTCATTGACGGCGTTAGTGCCGCGAATAGTTGATGCAGTTGGAGATCGAGGAATTCCAGTGGTAGCAGCCGGATCAGTGGTTGATGCTAGGGGATATGTTGCTGCCCTTGCACTAGGTGCCCAGGGCATAAATGTGGGTACAAGGTGTGTAACCTAACCTTATCTATTTTGTTTTACCAGTTCTTTCCCCCCTTATATATATATGACGTGGGTGCCCGTAAAACAGGTTTATAGCTACACATGAAGCTTATGCAAATGACTACTACAAACAACAACTACTCCATTATAACGAAGAGCAGACGGATCGTACTGATTTGTATCACCGTTACGTTTGGAAAGGAGACGTGcgttgcctcaacacacccttccATCAACAGTGGAAAAATGCACCTGAGTGGGTACAAAATGACGACTATCAACCTATAATTGGGAAAACCACTTTTTATAATACCCATGTAAGTTTTTTCTATTACTGAAATTTTTTAACTTATGGCAGCAAGACCGATTGTGTTGAAACCGACACCCTCCTGCCAAAGAACTTATCTATTATTTGCGATACAGGAAACGGTACTTCGTCGATTTGCAGGTCAAGTTGCAAACCCTACTACTTGTGGTAAACTAGAGGATATGGTCATGTATGCAGGACAAGGAGTGGGCCTAGTGAATGATATTATTCCGGCTGGTGAAGTGGTTAGAAGATTTGTTGACGGTGCAAAAGCTATAATTCAAGGACTAAACCAAAATTACTTGTTAGAATCTACTCCAATCAAAGCTAATGATGATGATAGTGACGAAAGTTCCATTACGGTTTAAGACGTAACGCGTTTGAACTATCCCAGTTCAAAATCTTTGTAATTTGTTTCTCCAGCTTCTTGATATGTTGTTTCTCTGTGGTCTGTGGgacgaaaaaaaaaaacataaatttcaACATATGTTCATTCAATTTAAGCTAAATTCGAGTGGATATTACTCGAGATCGAAAAACTCAGGCACTTCAACTCAAACATATGGTTGTACAAGTATATTATTACGAGGTTATGAAACCCAAGAAGGCAAAACAATAGAAGTGTCT is a genomic window of Papaver somniferum cultivar HN1 unplaced genomic scaffold, ASM357369v1 unplaced-scaffold_30, whole genome shotgun sequence containing:
- the LOC113341672 gene encoding nitronate monooxygenase-like; protein product: MMKFGGILGFQTGIMLAPMGVDVAGPELVAAVASAGGIGLIASPVNDYELTVKAINDTRKLTDKPFGAGILLEFEQTNTIRAIFDEKLACLQVYWGDFPKEMVDEAHKHGVKVIHQVGSVKAAERAIAAGVDCIIAQGSEAGGHVAGTVSLTALVPRIVDAVGDRGIPVVAAGSVVDARGYVAALALGAQGINVGTRFIATHEAYANDYYKQQLLHYNEEQTDRTDLYHRYVWKGDVRCLNTPFHQQWKNAPEWVQNDDYQPIIGKTTFYNTHETVLRRFAGQVANPTTCGKLEDMVMYAGQGVGLVNDIIPAGEVVRRFVDGAKAIIQGLNQNYLLESTPIKANDDDSDESSITV